GAATTATTCTGTATGGTGCTGCAAGATACTTGGTTGTTTGAAGGGACCATTCGAGACAATATTAAGTACAATCAACAAAACGTTACAGATGAAGATGTCGAAGCGGCTTGTCGAGCTGTCGGTCTACACCATTTCATCCATACCTTGCCGAACGGCTATGACACGATCTTAGACGACCAAGCGAATTTATCCGCAGGTCAAAAACAGTTGATCACGATTGCACGTGCGATGGTAGAAGACGCGCCGTTCTTAATCCTCGATGAAGCGACAAGCTCCGTTGATACACGCACAGAAGTGCTCATTCAACAAGCGATGGACCGTTTAACCGTCGGGAAAACATCATTTGTTATTGCCCACCGACTTTCGACGATCAAAAATGCAGATGTCATTTTAGTCATGCGAGACGGAGATGTGGTCGAAAGTGGCACACACGACGAACTATTAGCGCAAAACGGTTTCTACGCTGATTTGTATAATAGTCAATTTGATGTCGCATAAAAAGTTGTTTCAGCCAGGTATTCTTTTCCATGAAAAGATACTTGGCTGTTTTTGTAACTAAATTGCTTATTGTGGTGTTATAGGTTGAACGGATCGAGGAGATCAGTTAGCGGTTTAGAGGAATGAACTGCAATGATTGATACGCGCCAATAGAATTGGCAAAACCGCCGATAGAAATCCGATTTGCGCTGATAGAATTCATTTTGCGCCAATAGAAGGTAGAGCTGCGCTGATAGAACGGTGTTTCGCGCTTATAGGGAGTCTTTTATAGTGTTATTATGATGCTGGTAATAAAATTCACTTATCATCTGGATGGGAAAATGCATCGTATTTAACGGAAGCGTTACATTCTATAAGCTCATGTTGAATATACGCTGTTCTAATTGTCATACCCAACGGAGCTTGCATCGGAATGAAGCTGTTTCGTTTCTACACGAAGCTGTCATCAAACCTTAATCCTACCCTTACATAAGGTTAACACTAGATTTACATTCGTTTGGTTAAATCAAATCGTAAGCATTCCAACTCACAGGAGGTAGTACGAGGATGAATAAGAACAAACGAGTGAAAACTGGAGTTACCGCAGCATTAGCATTGGCCATCTCTGTCCCTGCATGGGCACCTGCCGAAGCGTTTTCCCCTAAACACATGAAAGTGGAGTCGGTACAATTTAATGGGATGGAATCACCAAAGACAATTGACGAAATGGTTCAAACTTACACAACTGCTACAGTGGATGTAACATACTCGAATGGTAAAGTTACATCGTATCCTTTATCTTATCAATCTCTCTTTAAATCCGAAGACAAAGTAGCTACTGTAAACGGAGAAAAAATTCCTGCTGGTACGCCAATTGATGTAAATGGTCAGCCAATTAAAGATCCTAGCAGCCCAACTGGAGATTACTTTGTTTCCGATGCGCCAGATTCAAATAGTGTATTAAATCCAATTGGTGGAAAACTCTATATGGTGACACATTATGAATACCAAACAATCGACAAAGCTGGAAATTCAGCATATGGACTAGTTCCCGCATCCATGTCGCTAACCACATTAAATCAATCGAAAAAAACCGGTGAATTGACACCGAAGAACGTGCAAAAAATCGATTTCTCCGAAGTTAATGGTCTTTGGATTCCTTGTAATGGATCGCTTTCCCCGTGGAACACACATCTAGGATCGGAAGAATACGAACCAGATGCACGAGCTTATTTAGATCCTACTTCGACGACAAGAAGCCAAGTTGATACCTTTGGTAAGTTGTATTTTGGAGAGGAAGACAAAGCGAACCCTTATTTTTACGGCTACATTCCAGAGATTTCAATCAACAAAAAAGGGGAATCATCTGTTGTTAAACATTACAGCACAGGTAGATTCTCGCATGAAATGACAAAAGTAATGCCTGATAACCGTACGTTGTATTTTGGAGATGATGGAAGTCAAACTGCGATGTTTATGTATGTTGCAGACAGAGAAAAAGATTTGTCAGCAGGTACATTATACGCAGCGAAGTTCCATCAAACAGGAACGAAGACAGGCGGTTCAGGAGACTTGGAATGGATTAAATTAAGTCATAGTACGGATAAAGAAGTAAAAGCTATCATAGATAGTGGAATAACCTTCGAAGATATATTTGAAAGTTCGGATGTTCCAAAAGAAGGATTTACTGCGATTAAAACATACGCAAATAATGGAAAAGTCGAATATCTTAAGCTGAAACCAGGACAAGAAAAAGCAGCTGCACTGTTGGAATCACGTCGTTATGCAGCACTGTTAGGAGCTACGACGGAATTTAATAAGATGGAAGGTCTAGCGTTAAATGCACAGGATCATGCCTTATATATGGCAATTGCAGATCAGAGTAAAGGGATGGAAAAAGACCTTACTGGAAAGGATCCAGTGGATGATATACAATTGCCGAAACTCAAATCTGGTGTAACGTACCAGCTAAATCTGCTAGGGAACCAAAAGGATCGCAAAGGCGCGCTAATCCAGAGTGATTATGTGGCGAAATCCATGAAGGGACTATTAGTAGGGGAAGATTTAAAAGCTCCAGATGCTTATGGGAATACTGCGAATGTAGATAAAATCGCCAATCCAGATAATTTAAGTTATTCCGATGCAATGAATACATTATTTATTGGAGAAGATAGCAGTGCGCATACGAACAACTTTGTGTGGGCGTATAATCTGGAAACGAAAGAACTTGACCGTATATTATCAACACCTGTTGGAGCGGAATCTACTGGTTTATTTGCCGCAGATGATCGAAAAGGATTTTCATATATCTTCAGTAATTTCCAACATCCAGGAGATGAAGTGGCTGGGAAAACCATCACTGCTGTTGACAAAAATGCGTTACTGGAAGCAGTAGATGAACAAATAGGTATAAACCAAACAGGTGGAGTTGGATATATTTCTGGATTACCATCGCTTCGTAACACAGAAAAAAAGTAACACTATAAATGAATGAACTGCCAGCCTCTAGAAGGAAAGCGCAACGTATGTTGCGGCTCCCCTCCGGTGGCTGGTACTATTTTTCCTCTACTTGCTTACTGGCGTTGGGGGAGTACGAAAGAGGTGGACAAATTTGATAAAAAAAATAGTGGATAACAAAAAAGATTATGTGGATTTACTACTACTTGCGGATGAATCGGAGACGATGATTGGACGCTATTTAGATCGGGGCGATATGTTCGTCTTGGAAGAAGACAGCGTTAAATGTATCGCGGTCGTGACGGATGAAGGAAATGGTGTTGTGGAATTAAAAAATCTTGCCACAACTCCTTCCGCTCAGCGAAAAGGCTATGGCAAGAAAATGGTTCAATTTCTAATGAACTATTTCGCTGAAAAAGCGGATGTTATGCGAGTAGGAACCGGTGATAGTCCTCTTACCATTCCTTTTTATGAAGCATGTGGCTTCGAGTATTCTCATCAAATCAATAACTTTTTCACGGATCATTACCCGGAACCTATTTTTGAAAACGGAAAGCAGCTCGTTCATATGATCGTGATGGAGAAGCGGTTACGATAAACAAGCTATTCATCCTTTCATTTCAACTCGCCCTTTTACAGCATCTATCAACTCCGTAATCGTTTGCTCATCATTTTCTTGCAGTGCTTCAATGATTTTACTTCCGACAATTACGCCGTCTGCATAGTGACTTAGTTCCCGAACTTGCGCTGGTGTAGAGATGCCAAACCCAGTGAGGACTGGAACAGGGCTGACTTTCTTTAGCATTGCGACATGATCCGCCAAATTTTCGTGGAACGTTTCTTTCGCACCTGTGATGCCCGTAACAGTCACGGCGTATAAGAAACCTTCCGATGCTTTGGCAATTCGTTCCATACGATCTACTGGACTCGTTAGTGTGACTAATTGGATAAGTGCAATCGAAAAGACTCGTAGTTCGTCGTGCAGGAAGTCGGATTCTTCTAAAGGTAAATCAGGAACGATGACTCCACTAATGCCAGACTCATGGCAATCTTGTGCAAATTCACGAAGTCCGTATTGAAGGACCGGATTGAGATAGGTCATGATGACGAGTGGGATTTGAACGTCGGCGCGAATTTTTCGTACTTCCTGTAAAACATGCTTTAATGTGATGCCGTTTTCAAGCGCTCTTTTTCCGGCTGCTTGAATCGTTGGACCATCTGCCACTGGGTCTGAGAAAGGTATTCCTAGTTCGACGGCAGTTGCACCAGCTTTTTGGAATAAAAGAAGTTCTTCTTTTAAGCGATCGAGTCCTCTGTCTCCAGCCATCATATACGGAACGAATGCCCGATTCCCATTTTCTACTTGGCTTTCAATTGCTCGTTGTAACACGTGTTTAGTCATGGCTTCCACCTCCTAGTGCATCTCGCACTGTCACCACATCTTTATCTCCTCTACCAGATAAACAAACGACCACAAGTTGATCGGATGGCATTTCTTTTGCCATTTCCGCTGCGTGAATAATAGCATGGGCAGATTCTAAAGCAGGAATGATCCCTTCTGTTTGAGCAAGTAGTTGCACGCCATCTAGTGCTTCTTTGTCTGTCACAGAGGTATAGGTAACACGGTTAATTTCTTGTAAGTAACTGTGCTCCGGACCAATCCCAGGATAATCTAACCCAGCAGATATGGAATGTGCTTCTTGTATTTGACCTGCTTCATCTTGCAGTAAATGCATCATCGCTCCGTGTAATACGCCGACTGAACCTTTTGTCAGAGTTGCAGCATGTTTATCTGTGTGGACCCCTTTACCCGCTGCTTCCACGCCAACCAATTTTACGTCTTCATCTTCAATAAATGGAAAGAACATTCCCATTGCATTGCTGCCTCCACCGATGCAGGCGACAATCGCATCAGGTAAACGTCCTTCTTTTTCTTGTATTTGTCTCCGGGTTTCGTCTCCTATAATTCGCTGAAAGTCCCGCACCATTTTCGGGAAAGGATGAGGTCCTAGAACGGAACCGATAATGTAGTGGGTGTCTTCTACATGGGATACCCAATAACGCAGTGCTTCATTGACCGCGTCCTTTAACGTCCCACTTCCTTGATCCACGCTAATTACTTTGGCTCCGAGTAACTCCATTCGAAACACATTCAATTGTTGGCGTTCAATATCTTCTTTCCCCATGAAGACCACACATTCTAAGTCGAGCAAAGCGCAAACAGTTGCTGTCGCAACACCGTGTTGACCTGCTCCTGTTTCGGCGACAATTTTCCGTTTCCCCATTCGAACAGCGAGTAGCGCTTGGCCAATGGTGTTATTGATCTTATGTGCACCAGTGTGATTTAAATCTTCTCGTTTCAAGTAGATTTTCGCTCCACCCATTTTGCGCGTTAGTCGTTCTGCATAATACAATGGATTTTCTCGTCCGATGTAATCCCGCAAATAGTACGACAGTTCCTTCTTAAACGCGTCGTCTTTTATGGCATCTTCATATGCAGCTTCTAGCTCAATGACTGCTTGCATCAGTGTTTCGGGAATAAAACGGCCACCATAGTTACCGAAATGTCCTTTTTCATCTGGTTGATTGTATAACTTCACCATTCTCATCTCTCCTTATCTAGTACTGCTTGAACAAACGCATGAATTTTCGTTGTGTCCTTTCGTTTACTCGTCTCTACTCCGCTCGATACATCGACCATATATGGTTGGATTTTTTGGACGGCTTCTCGCACATTGTCTGCGTGTAATCCGCCAGCTAAAATCACTTTTTCTTTTGGAATTGATTCATTCGCTAAGATGTTCCAATCAAAAGCCTTTCCTGACCCACCACGATACGTCGTTCCAGGAGTGTCGAACAAATAGAAGTCCGACGGGTAGTTCAATGCTCGTTGCACATCTTCTTGCGAAGAAATCGAGAACGCTTTAATGACGGGAACACGAAGCGATTCCACAAATTCGATTGATTCATCACCGTGCAACTGCGCATAGTCCAGTGGTATTTCATTTGCATACTCCTCAATGGTATGTAAATCTTCATTCACAAAAACACCGATCACTAAAATATGGGAAGGAATTTCTGCGATTAAATTTTTTGCTTGCGAAAGGGTAATTTGACGTGAACTATTCGCAAAAACAAACCCAATTGCATCGGCTCCAGCTTCTACCGCTGCACGGACGTGCTCTGCTTCTTTGAGTCCGCAAATTTTTACCATGGTCATTGTTCGGTACCTATTGGTACTTGTAAGGATCGTACCGTTTGCTTGACATTTGCAGTTGTCATTAACGTTTCGCCAACTAAAAGGGCTTTCACACCAGCGGATGCAACACGTGTCGCATCTGCTGTAGATCGGATACCGCTCTCGCTAATGAAGACAACATCAGAGGGCAAAGGAACGTGACCTGCTATGTCTTCCGTCGTCTGTAAATCAACTTGAAACGTGGTTAAGTCTCGATTATTGATGCCGATTAATTGGGCTGATAGTGCGAGTGCCCGGGTTAACTCTTGCGTGGAATGCACTTCTACAAGTACTTCTAGTCCTAGAGAAACGGCATAGGCATGTAAGTCTCGAAATGTTTCATCGTCAAGTGCGGCGACAATTAGTAAAATAACGGAAGCTCCGGCTAAATAAGCGCGATCAATTTGCGACGTATGGATGATAAAGTCTTTGCACAGAACAGGAATGGAAACGTTAGACGCAACTAATCGTAGGTCTTCAATCGAACCGTGAAAAAACTGTTCATCTGTTAAAACAGAAATCGCGGAAGCTCCAGCCGCTTCGTAAGACTGTGCTTGCTGGAGCGGATCGATATGTTCGTTTATGGCTCCCTTTGACGGAGAAGCGCGTTTTATTTCCGCAATAATCTGAAGCTCTTTCGCCTTGAGTAATTGTTGGTATAAAGACGGTTTCTTTATGCCTACTTTCAATGGGAGCTCCGCATATATAGGCGATTCGTACGTTCGGATTTCTTGTTGTTTCACCGCTAAAATACGTTCTAAAATGTTCATCCTTTTACCTCCAAAAGTTGCCGATGGTTACTGTAAGTAATCACTTGCTGTAACGACTGCAATGCATTTCCGGATTGAATACTTTTTCTCGCTTGATGAATTCCTTCTGAAATAGTGGTGCTTACTCCCGCTGCGAACAAAGCGATGCCTGCGTTTAATAACACCGTATCGTAATAAGGGGAGGGTTCGCCTTGCAACACGCTTCGTAAAATGGCGGCATTTTCGTTGGCATCTCCACCGCGAATTGCGTCAAGAGGCGTGACTGGTAAACCAACCTCTTCCGGGTGAAGGGTGAACGACATCGTCTTGCCGTTT
The Paenisporosarcina cavernae genome window above contains:
- the trpA gene encoding tryptophan synthase subunit alpha; its protein translation is MTKHVLQRAIESQVENGNRAFVPYMMAGDRGLDRLKEELLLFQKAGATAVELGIPFSDPVADGPTIQAAGKRALENGITLKHVLQEVRKIRADVQIPLVIMTYLNPVLQYGLREFAQDCHESGISGVIVPDLPLEESDFLHDELRVFSIALIQLVTLTSPVDRMERIAKASEGFLYAVTVTGITGAKETFHENLADHVAMLKKVSPVPVLTGFGISTPAQVRELSHYADGVIVGSKIIEALQENDEQTITELIDAVKGRVEMKG
- the trpB gene encoding tryptophan synthase subunit beta; translation: MVKLYNQPDEKGHFGNYGGRFIPETLMQAVIELEAAYEDAIKDDAFKKELSYYLRDYIGRENPLYYAERLTRKMGGAKIYLKREDLNHTGAHKINNTIGQALLAVRMGKRKIVAETGAGQHGVATATVCALLDLECVVFMGKEDIERQQLNVFRMELLGAKVISVDQGSGTLKDAVNEALRYWVSHVEDTHYIIGSVLGPHPFPKMVRDFQRIIGDETRRQIQEKEGRLPDAIVACIGGGSNAMGMFFPFIEDEDVKLVGVEAAGKGVHTDKHAATLTKGSVGVLHGAMMHLLQDEAGQIQEAHSISAGLDYPGIGPEHSYLQEINRVTYTSVTDKEALDGVQLLAQTEGIIPALESAHAIIHAAEMAKEMPSDQLVVVCLSGRGDKDVVTVRDALGGGSHD
- a CDS encoding phosphoribosylanthranilate isomerase — encoded protein: MTMVKICGLKEAEHVRAAVEAGADAIGFVFANSSRQITLSQAKNLIAEIPSHILVIGVFVNEDLHTIEEYANEIPLDYAQLHGDESIEFVESLRVPVIKAFSISSQEDVQRALNYPSDFYLFDTPGTTYRGGSGKAFDWNILANESIPKEKVILAGGLHADNVREAVQKIQPYMVDVSSGVETSKRKDTTKIHAFVQAVLDKER
- a CDS encoding PhoX family protein, whose protein sequence is MNKNKRVKTGVTAALALAISVPAWAPAEAFSPKHMKVESVQFNGMESPKTIDEMVQTYTTATVDVTYSNGKVTSYPLSYQSLFKSEDKVATVNGEKIPAGTPIDVNGQPIKDPSSPTGDYFVSDAPDSNSVLNPIGGKLYMVTHYEYQTIDKAGNSAYGLVPASMSLTTLNQSKKTGELTPKNVQKIDFSEVNGLWIPCNGSLSPWNTHLGSEEYEPDARAYLDPTSTTRSQVDTFGKLYFGEEDKANPYFYGYIPEISINKKGESSVVKHYSTGRFSHEMTKVMPDNRTLYFGDDGSQTAMFMYVADREKDLSAGTLYAAKFHQTGTKTGGSGDLEWIKLSHSTDKEVKAIIDSGITFEDIFESSDVPKEGFTAIKTYANNGKVEYLKLKPGQEKAAALLESRRYAALLGATTEFNKMEGLALNAQDHALYMAIADQSKGMEKDLTGKDPVDDIQLPKLKSGVTYQLNLLGNQKDRKGALIQSDYVAKSMKGLLVGEDLKAPDAYGNTANVDKIANPDNLSYSDAMNTLFIGEDSSAHTNNFVWAYNLETKELDRILSTPVGAESTGLFAADDRKGFSYIFSNFQHPGDEVAGKTITAVDKNALLEAVDEQIGINQTGGVGYISGLPSLRNTEKK
- a CDS encoding GNAT family N-acetyltransferase, whose translation is MIKKIVDNKKDYVDLLLLADESETMIGRYLDRGDMFVLEEDSVKCIAVVTDEGNGVVELKNLATTPSAQRKGYGKKMVQFLMNYFAEKADVMRVGTGDSPLTIPFYEACGFEYSHQINNFFTDHYPEPIFENGKQLVHMIVMEKRLR
- the trpC gene encoding indole-3-glycerol phosphate synthase TrpC, producing MNILERILAVKQQEIRTYESPIYAELPLKVGIKKPSLYQQLLKAKELQIIAEIKRASPSKGAINEHIDPLQQAQSYEAAGASAISVLTDEQFFHGSIEDLRLVASNVSIPVLCKDFIIHTSQIDRAYLAGASVILLIVAALDDETFRDLHAYAVSLGLEVLVEVHSTQELTRALALSAQLIGINNRDLTTFQVDLQTTEDIAGHVPLPSDVVFISESGIRSTADATRVASAGVKALLVGETLMTTANVKQTVRSLQVPIGTEQ